The following proteins are co-located in the Carassius gibelio isolate Cgi1373 ecotype wild population from Czech Republic chromosome A21, carGib1.2-hapl.c, whole genome shotgun sequence genome:
- the LOC127941610 gene encoding histone-lysine N-methyltransferase EHMT1-like isoform X7 yields the protein MQPSSLANGNSGKRESMKSEGTKESRTDQEEGGDEDHLNGQADPLRETTELNGTYENMDTKRTEQNQSAQGSPARSSTMENGLSETKPPHGSTVGSNGYILSKQQEDTVSAPHRTNWSPIGGSTLGHGTKSSPTSASTLRSPDQGSSNSAASPGPSPSERQPETETKNGIVSNTSPPTIHRARKTMSRPASNQTLKLLNRENKEPVMVKDDSLGKPEAVQPPPSPIQNQLPQSQTDTTSVLNTTPAKPQTVAAVSRKKKRKMGMYSLVPKKKNKVLKQRTVLEMFQRMSQSPPNPQSKETVHVNGERIENESDEEESEEGEDTEEDEELVRVDGAKSSQEGPKIDSVSQPLEEEHESEESPEGEEEGDESDLSSESSLKKKWKKKVKGDHAWLRPSRKRKRKLKAKTEGLSGMESQSQSESQSSPSALSENRKEYKEVPLDSLNLAAQEALLTSQSTAVSGSVESTDTDMVQELPLCSCRMEMPKSREILTLADRKCMATESIDGQLSRCQSAVLKHEMMRPSNSVQLLVLCEDHRTGMVKHQCCPGCGFFCRAGVFMECQPEVNISHRFHRACASVLNGQSFCPHCGEEVSKAKEVTIAKADTTSTVPLTHGSCKPSTSEGKADTTTGGSTRHAILGEGKADSTLHKLPQTQDTSVSPLGFRTGPVVGSGTGPPPGPPKETLESVLLALDAEKPKKLRFHPKQLYISAKQGELQKVLLMLVDGIDPNFKMESQNKRTPLHVAAEAGHQEVCHMLVQAGANLDMCDEDQRTPLMEACENNHLDTVRYLLRAGAIVSHKDVEGSTCLHLAAKTGHFGIVQHLLSTGLVDINCQDDGGWTAMIWATEYKHVDQVKLLLSKGADINIRDKEENICLHWAAFSGCVEIAEILLDAKCDLNAVNIHGDSPMHIASRESRLDCVNLFLSRGADISLKNKEGETPMECSSQNSKVWTTLQASKKQREANINQTDPVEKLLNRDIARGYEKVPISCVNAVDSEPCPDNYKYVPDSCVTSPMNIDKNITHLQYCVCKDDCSSASCMCGQLSLRCWYDKESRLLPEFCNEEPPLIFECNHACSCWRTCKNRVVQNGLRIRLQLFRTQMMGWGVKTLQDIPQGTFVCEYVGEIISDAEADVRENDSYLFSLDSKVGDMYCVDARFYGNISRFINHHCEPNLFPCRVFTSHQDLRFPHIAFFACKNISAGDELGFDYGDHFWDVKGKLFRCQCGSSKCKHSATAVAQRQADSTPGDQQPSTLPDTSSSTPSSPS from the exons ATGCAG CCCTCCAGTTTGGCCAATGGGAATTCAGGCAAGAGGGAAAGTATGAAGTCCGAGGGGACAAAAGAGTCTCGCACTGATCAAGAGGAGG GAGGAGATGAAGATCACTTGAACGGGCAAGCCGACCCTCTCAGAGAGACCACTGAGCTGAATGGGACTTATGAAAATATGGACACAAAGAGAACTGAACAGAACCAGTCTGCACAAGGGTCCCCAGCCCGATCCTCAACCATGGAGAATGGACTGTCAGAGACCAAGCCGCCCCACGGCTCTACAGTGGGCAGTAATGGATATATTCTAAGCAAACAGCAGGAAGACACAGTGTCAGCCCCACACAGGACTAACTGGTCTCCCATTGGGGGTTCCACATTGGGGCATGGGACTAAAAGCTCGCCAACTTCAGCTTCAACATTGCGATCCCCAGATCAGGGTTCTTCAAACAGTGCTGCAAGCCCAGGGCCGAGCCCATCAGAGAGACAACCGGAAACAGAGACTAAAAACGGCATAGTATCGAATACATCGCCACCAACAATACATCGCGCACGCAAAACTATGTCAAGGCCGGCCTCAAACCAGACACTAAAG CTTTTGAATAGGGAAAATAAGGAGCCAGTCATGGTGAAAGATGACAGTCTGGGTAAACCAGAGGCAGTGCAGCCTCCGCCATCTCCAATCCAGAATCAGCTACCTCAAAGCCAAACTGACACCACATCTGTACTGAACACCACACCAGCAAAGCCACAAACAG TAGCAGCCGTGTCaaggaagaagaaaagaaagatggGAATGTATAGTCTTGTGCccaagaagaaaaataaagttttgaaacAACGcacagttctggagatgtttcAGCGTATGTCCCAGTCTCCACCCAACCCCCAG TCAAAGGAAACGGTGCATGTGAATGGCGAGAGAATAGAGAATGAGTCTGATGAAGAAGAGTCAGAGGAGGGAGAAGACACCGAGGAGGATGAGGAGCTGGTCAGAGTGGATGGAGCTAAATCCTCTCAGGAGGGACCGAAGATAGATTCAGTCTCTCAG CCTCTTGAAGAAGAACATGAGTCTGAGGAGTCACCAGAGGGTGAAGAGGAAGGGGATGAATCAGACTTG AGTTCAGAGTCCAGTctgaaaaagaaatggaaaaagaaaGTCAAGGGGGACCATGCCTGGCTCCGACCATCAAGGAAGCGCAAGAGGAAATTGAAAGCGAAAACAGAAGGACTATCAG GAATGGAGTCCCAGTCTCAATCTGAGAGCCAGAGCTCCCCATCAGCCCTTTCTGAGAACAGGAAAGAGTATAAAGAAGTCCCATTAGACTCCCTCAACCTAGCAGCACAGGAAGCCTTACTGACATCTCAGAGTACAG CTGTTTCAGGGTCAGTGGAGAGCACCGACACCGACATGGTGCAGGAACTGCCCCTTTGCAGCTGTCGAATGGAGATGCCCAAGAGCCGAGAGATTCTCACACTTGCGGACAGGAAGTGTATGGCCACGGAGAGCATTGATGGCCAG CTGAGCCGTTGTCAGAGTGCAGTGCTGAAGCACGAGATGATGAGGCCTTCAAACTCTGTCCAACTGCTGGTATTGTGTGAGGACCATCGTACGGGGATGGTCAAACATCAGTGCTGCCCAGGCTGTGGCTTCTTTTGCAGAGCC GGCGTCTTCATGGAGTGTCAGCCAGAGGTGAACATCTCCCACCGGTTTCATCGAGCCTGTGCCTCGGTGCTCAACGGTCAGAGCTTTTGTCCACACTGTGGAGAGGAGGTCAGCAAGGCGAAAGAGGTCACCATTGCCAAGGCCGATACGACATCTACTGTGCCTCTCACCCACGGCTCCTGCAAACCCAGCACCTCAGAGGGCAAAGCAGACACCACCACTGGAGG GTCCACTCGGCACGCTATTCTTGGAGAGGGCAAAGCAGATAGCACCTTACACAAACTTCCACAGACACAGGACACATCTGTGTCACCTTTGGGCTTCAGAACCGGACCTGTAGTTGGATCTGGaaccggacctccaccaggaccGCCTAAGGAAACTCTGGAAAGTGTCCTGCTGGCTCTAGATGCAGAGAA ACCCAAGAAGCTTCGGTTTCACCCAAAACAgctgtacatttctgccaaacAAGGGGAGCTCCAGAAGGTCCTATTGATGTTGG TGGATGGGATAGACCCTAACTTTAAAATGGAGAGCCAAAACAAACGCACACCGCTCCATGTAGCAGCTGAAGCAGGTCATCAGGAAGTCTGCCATATGCTGGTGCAG GCTGGTGCAAACCTTGACATGTGTGATGAAGACCAGCGGACTCCCCTGATGGAGGCCTGTGAGAACAATCATCTTGACACAGTGCGCTATCTTCTGCGGGCAGGAGCCATCGTCTCTCACAAG gatGTTGAAGGTTCAACATGTCTCCATCTTGCTGCTAAGACTGGACATTTTGGCATTGTACAACATTTGCTGTCTACAGGCCTTGTAGATATAAACTGCCAG GATGATGGAGGTTGGACAGCCATGATTTGGGCCACGGAGTACAAACATGTAGACCAAGTAAAACTGTTGCTCTCCAAAGGGGCTGACATCAACATCCGAGACAAG GAGGAAAATATCTGTCTACACTGGGCGGCATTCTCTGGCTGTGTGGAGATAGCTGAGATCCTGCTGGATGCAAAGTGTGATCTGAACGCCGTCAACATTCACGGAGACTCGCCGATGCACATAGCGTCACGGGAGAGCCGACTCGACTGTGTGAA CTTGTTTCTGTCACGAGGTGCTGACATAAGTCTTAAGAACAAAGAGGGAGAAACGCCCATGGAGTGCTCCAGCCAGAACTCGAAGGTTTGGACGACCCTTCAAGCCAGCAAAAAGCAGAGAGAAGCTAACATCAACCAGACTGACCCTGTAGAGAAGCTTCTCAACAG GGACATCGCCAGAGGCTACGAGAAAGTCCCCATCTCGTGTGTGAATGCGGTGGATAGCGAACCCTGTCCTGACAACTACAAATACGTCCCTGATAGCTGTGTGACGTCACCAATGAACATTGACAAAAATATCACCCACTTGCAG TACTGCGTCTGTAAAGACGATTGCTCCTCAGCTAGCTGCATGTGTGGACAACTCAGCCTGCGCTGCTGGTATGATAAA GAGAGCCGTCTACTGCCTGAGTTCTGCAATGAGGAGCCACCTCTTATATTTGAGTGCAACCATGCCTGCTCGTGCTGGAGAACATGCAAAAACCGTGTGGTACAGAACGGACTGAG GATAAGACTGCAGTTGTTCAGGACGCAAATGATGGGATGGGGTGTCAAGACGTTACAGGATATCCCGCAAGGAACATTTGTTTGCGA ATATGTTGGTGAGATCATCTCTGATGCCGAAGCAGATGTCAGAGAGAATGACTCCTATCTTTTCAGTCTGGACAGCAAG GTGGGTGATATGTACTGCGTTGATGCGCGTTTCTATGGCAACATCAGCCGCTTCATAAACCATCACTGTGAGCCGAATCTGTTTCCCTGTCGAGTGTTCACCTCTCACCAGGACCTCAGATTTCCTCACATCGCGTTCTTCGCCTGCAAGAACATCAGTGCCGGAGACGAACTTGG GTTTGATTACGGTGATCACTTCTGGGATGTAAAAGGGAAGCTGTTCAGATGCCAGTGTGGCTCGTCCAAATGCAAGCACTCAGCCACTGCCGTCGCCCAGAGACAGGCAGACAGTACGCCGGGAGACCAGCAGCCCAGCACCCTGCCCGATACCAGCTCGTCCACCCCATCCAGCCCCAGCTAA